Proteins from one Podospora pseudocomata strain CBS 415.72m chromosome 4, whole genome shotgun sequence genomic window:
- a CDS encoding hypothetical protein (EggNog:ENOG503NXVM; antiSMASH:Cluster_9; COG:K), protein MQPQPALKSTYKAPPLPPGWTEHKAPTGHTYYYNAETKESTYKRPVTAAAPPTAASANPASSFWQHQAVPQINLSDPNVANAFMSQYGQPQQQPGQQRAGRGPGGRGGSHARPKPQPIDKPRSKVAIPGHEPWILVYTKYGRRFAYNSAKNASYWRIPEKLMPAILELDKARIRQKAEGKALDTLQGSEGPPEKTDGPEEQEKDYDSSEYEEVEVTDNEDGGDGHATKRQRTEDPDQSGNNGPVEFTEEDIAAQLAAMGADYGEDYEMGQDYDDYDHGEAAPQLSDDDARELFKDMLSDFNINPYSPWDTLIEQGRIVDDPRYTVLPTTKARKEVWEEWSRVTIQELKELRQKQEKKDPRIAYFALLQDKATPKLYWAEFKRKYKREDAMKDIKVADKDREKWYREYISRLKLPQSTLKSDLKKLLESVPLSQLNNRSSASSLPPAVLTDLRYWSLDTKSRDEFVEGYIAGLGPPPDSGAEQGAGEDEATKKAKEERRKRERALQDRERAVQEEKHRQEKKLQFERARLREEERELERAMQVGKKGLQSQLTPQEGERFI, encoded by the coding sequence ATGCAGCCGCAGCCAGCGCTCAAGTCGACCTACAAGgcgcctcctcttccgccagGCTGGACTGAGCACAAAGCCCCGACGGGGCACACGTACTATTACAATGCCGAAACCAAAGAGTCCACCTACAAGCGGCCTGTCACGGCAGCAGCCCCTCCAACCGCGGCGTCCGCTAACCCGGCATCGAGCTTTTGGCAACACCAAGCCGTACCCCAGATAAACCTCTCCGATCCCAATGTCGCCAATGCCTTCATGTCACAGTATGGCCAgccacagcaacagccagGGCAACAGCGTGCTGGGCGTGGGCCGGGAGGCCGAGGCGGTTCCCACGCGCGACCAAAACCACAGCCCATCGACAAGCCGCGATCAAAGGTGGCTATTCCCGGCCATGAACCATGGATCCTCGTGTACACCAAATACGGCCGCCGATTTGCCTACAACTCGGCCAAGAATGCCAGTTACTGGCGAATTCCCGAGAAGCTCATGCCCGCCATTCTTGAGCTCGACAAGGCGCGCATTCGCCAAAAGGCAGAGGGCAAAGCTTTGGATACGCTTCAAGGCTCTGAAGGCCCGCCGGAAAAAACAGACGGCCCTGAAGAACAAGAGAAGGACTACGACAGTTCTGAATACGAAGAAGTCGAAGTGACCGACaacgaggatggcggcgatggccACGCCACGAAGCGCCAACGAACTGAGGATCCCGACCAAAGCGGAAACAACGGGCCGGTCGAGTTTACCGAGGAAGACATCGCTGCGCAGTTGGCCGCCATGGGTGCTGACTATGGAGAAGACTACGAGATGGGCCAAGACTACGACGATTATGACCATGGCGAGGCGGCCCCCCAGCTatccgacgacgacgcccGCGAGCTTTTCAAAGACATGCTGTCCGACTTCAACATAAATCCCTACAGCCCTTGGGATACCTTGATAGAGCAGGGCAGGATCGTAGACGACCCCCGGTACACAGTCTTGCCCACTACAAAAGCCCGCAAGGAGGTCTGGGAGGAGTGGTCCAGAGTCACGATtcaggagctcaaggagctgcGACAAAagcaagagaaaaaggacCCCCGTATCGCCTACTTCGCCCTGCTGCAGGACAAGGCCACGCCAAAGCTCTACTGGGCCGAGTTCAAACGAAAATATAAGCGGGAGGACGCCATGAAGGATATCAAAGTGGCTGACAAGGACAGGGAAAAGTGGTACCGGGAATACATCTCGCGGCTCAAACTTCCCCAGTCCACGCTGAAATCCGACCTCAAGAAACTGCTCGAATCGGTTCCCTTGTCGCAGCTCAACAACCGgtcttccgcctcctccttaCCACCCGCCGTCTTGACGGATCTTCGGTACTGGTCCCTCGATACAAAGTCCAGAGATGAATTTGTGGAGGGTTACATTGCTGGGCTGGGGCCTCCCCCTGACTCGGGCGCAGAGCaaggggcgggagaggatgaggcgacgaaaaaggccaaggaagAAAGACGCAAGCGGGAAAGGGCGCTTCAGGACAGGGAGCGGGCGGTGCAGGAAGAAAAGCACAGGCAGGAAAAGAAGCTCCAGTTTGAGCGTGCCAGGCTGAGGGAAGAAGAACGGGAGCTTGAAAGGGCCATGCAGGTGGGCAAAAAGGGGCTACAGAGCCAGCTTACGCCACAAGAGGGGGAGCGGTTCATTTGA
- a CDS encoding hypothetical protein (antiSMASH:Cluster_9; EggNog:ENOG503NTVI; COG:S; BUSCO:EOG09263H0Y): MATIVGEGPDEDSFTPSTTNGPSAVELAHRKLSQSISHLPSPILTPSDPRPDPTTEEQLVYERATTSPTRGVPTPEPSEESQSDVEPSTELSSFEGNSHDAKPEILNQTTVAVPKTRSRSNTKTSNPGGGVRRLSASKMQELTAAPESLPVAAVPERRLADQPLSAGIAETISGTAVADRHEFPRVDGLDTRQDAGNARPTFQARPNLGGRTLSTPPMSRRKSTSQPPAQSSSSNRRNSFQPPPRPAPLDLEGKGNHASETSKQPAPRRGEAPEDIPPSPVPPSVPLPPMSVPTLLQLELAGQRPSPLYIHHSYTTDIPYESSAVKFERLKNVMMLPWFLERTIIFGALACLDAWLWTFTILPMRFCLSLSILVQWWCHVLQKEARWLVGFVWYGLGRMWERGRRGRSTSKTNHYDLGQMDESRSRSRARDVGDGVGGQSSGVSAAAGEPTSRRCETSRTHSGGSVPLSKRPSNRPPRTFRHRRTKSSPSNLTSYNKADLLQGAIIICSSVALMNLDASRMYHFIRAQSAIKLYAIYNLLEVGDRLMSALGQDVLECLFSAETLSRNSSGRSKVMLPLGMFLGALVYNILHSVILFYQVIALNVAVNSYSNALMTLLLSNQFVEIKSSVFKRFEKENTFQLACADIVERFQLWIMLVIIAMRNIVEVGGFWVPGAGGDDGGPSSFPLHTSSILPASFTIMPSWLWSGEVLSPFFVVIGSEMVVDWVKHAFVNKFNNIKPTFYSRILDILCKDYYTNAFVTPSLTRRLGLPVMPLSCLFIRAFVQIYNMFLATHLPTPLPPSTQTALSVDSAAPSPAMVAALDRLDNLIRNALGRAVYGSPYPDLVSSPDNATSEQVAAAAQAGMGTKLWMRWQFTSDDIIAGLTMVVVFLLVFLLLLIIKMLLGMVLLRYSRDRYAKMKMKEHAIAIGKQERESFDAKGRRVGGYGNVEVGDDRRRWIFADDPEGLRKVQERDKRNRDKEEREKEKDFSGVVRYEMVARRIW; the protein is encoded by the exons ATGGCGACCATAGTCGGCGAGGGGCCTGACGAGGATTCCTTCACCCCTTCTACGACCAACGGCCCCAGCGCTGTCGAGCTTGCCCACCGCAAGCTGTCTCAATCTATCAGCCATCTCCCATCACCAATACTGACACCGAGCGATCCACGTCCAGACCCGACAACCGAAGAACAACTTGTTTACGAGCGCGCGACTACAAGCCCAACGAGAGGTGTCCCGACACCAGAACCCTCGGAGGAAAGCCAAAGCGATGTCGAGCCCTCAACGGAGCTATCCTCCTTTGAAGGGAACAGCCACGATGCAAAGCCCGAAATTCTGAACCAGACGACCGTCGCCGTCCCCAAGACACGAAGTCGGTCAAACACAAAAACAAGCAACCCGGGCGGCGGCGTGAGGAGACTGTCAGCCTCCAAAATGCAAGAGCTGACTGCAGCCCCCGAATCCCTCCCAGTGGCTGCCGTGCCAGAGCGCAGGCTAGCAGATCAACCGTTGAGCGCCGGCATCGCCGAGACCATCAGCGGGACCGCTGTGGCCGATCGTCACGAGTTTCCACGGGTGGACGGCTTGGATACTCGACAGGATGCGGGAAACGCACGACCAACTTTTCAGGCACGCCCGAATCTGGGTGGAAGGACGTTGTCTACGCCGCCAATGAGCAGACGAAAGTCGACGAGTCAACCTCCTGCGCAgtcgtcctcctcgaatCGGCGCAATTCTTTtcaaccgcctcctcggccggccCCTCTTGATCTCGAAGGCAAGGGAAATCACGCTTCGGAAACGTCTAAGCAGCCGGCACCtaggaggggggaggccCCGGAAGACATCCCTCCTTCACCTGTACCGCCATCGGTACCGCTGCCGCCAATGTCGGTCCCTACGCTTCTTCAGCTGGAATTGGCAGGTCAGCGGCCCAGTCCGTTGTACATTCACCACTCCTACACCACCGATATACCCTACGAATCTAGTGCGGTCAAGTTTGAGCGTCTCAAAAACGTCATGATGCTCCCGTGGTTTCTGGAAAGAACCATCATCTTTGGGGCGCTGGCTTGCTTGGATGCTTGGCTTTGGACATTTACAATTCTGCCAATGCGATTTTGTCTTTCGCTTTCTATCTTGGTTCAGTGGTGGTGCCATGTCCTACAAAAAGAAGCAAGGTGGCTGGTCGGTTTTGTCTGGTACGGGCTTGGACGCATGTGGGAGAGAGGACGGCGCGGCAGGTCTACGTCCAAGACCAACCACTATGATTTGGGCCAAATGGATGAGTCTAGGAGCCGTAGCAGGGCACGTGATGTAGGGGATGGCGTCGGGGGCCAGTCCTCTGGGgtctctgctgctgccggcgaGCCAACCTCTCGTCGCTGTGAGACCTCTCGGACACACAGCGGCGGTTCGGTTCCATTGTCTAAGCGACCAAGCAACCGGCCGCCGAGAACCTTTCGACATCGACGAACCAAGTCAAGCCCATCGAATCTGACGTCGTACAACAAGGCCGATCTTCTGCAAGGTGCCATCATTATTTGCAGCTCCGTTGCCCTGATGAACCTAGATGCTAGCCGGATGTACCATTTCATCCGTGCACAGTCCGCCATCAAACTATACGCCATCTACAACCTGCTCGAAGTAGGAGACCGGCTCATGTCGGCTCTTGGTCAGGACGTTTTGGAGTGCTTGTTTAGTGCCGAGACGCTGTCTAGGAATAGCTCTGGCCGCTCCAAGGTTATGCTTCCGCTGGGCATGTTTCTAGGTGCCCTTGTGTACAACATTTTACACTCTGTCATCCTGTTCTACCAGGTCATTGCGCTCAATGTTGCTGTTAACTCGTACTCGAATGCGCTGATGACGCTGCTCTTGTCGAATCAGTTCGTGGAGATCAAGAGCTCCGTCTTTAAACGCTTCGAAAAGGAGAACACGTTTCAGCTAGCCTGCGCCGACATTGTGGAGCGTTTTCAGCTCTGGATCATGCTCGTCATTATCGCCATGCGCAACATTGTGGAAGTGGGAGGATTCTGGGTTCCGGGCGCGGGCGGCGACGATGGCGGCCCGAGCAGCTTTCCGCTTCACACCTCATCGATACTCCCGGCTAGCTTCACCATCATGCCTTCGTGGCTCTGGTCTGGCGAGGTTTTGTCTCCCTTTTTTGTCGTGATTGGCAGTGAAATGGTTGTGGACTGGGTCAAGCACGCTTTCGTGAACAaattcaacaacatcaaaccgACGTTTTACAGCCGGATTCTTGATATTCTCTGCAAGGATTACTACACTAAT GCCTTCGTAACTCCCTCACTAACTCGCCGCCTTGGCCTTCCTGTTATGCCCTTATCCTGCCTCTTTATTAGGGCATTTGTGCAGATCTACAACATGTTCCTAGCCACGCACCTGCCGACGCCTttgccgccatcaacacAGACGGCCTTGTCGGTGGACTCGGCCGCCCCATCCCCAGCCATGGTGGCTGCCCTGGACAGGCTGGACAATCTCATCCGCAACGCCCTCGGCCGGGCGGTTTACGGTTCGCCCTACCCCGATCTCGTTTCCTCCCCAGACAATGCCACATCGGAACAGGTAGCCGCTGCGGCGCAGGCGGGAATGGGCACCAAGCTTTGGATGAGGTGGCAGTTCACCTCGGATGACATAATCGCCGGCTTGACcatggttgttgttttcctGCTCgtctttttgttgctgttgattaTCAAGATGCTGCTGGGCatggtgctgctgcggtACTCGAGAGACCGGTAcgccaagatgaagatgaaggagcaTGCCATCGCCATTGGCAAACAAGAACGCGAGAGCTTTGACGCCAAGGGCAGACGGGTTGGCGGCTATGGAAACGTGGAAGTCGGGGATgacaggaggaggtggatctTTGCTGACGACCCAGAAGGGCTGCGCAAAGTGCAGGAGCGAGACAAGAGAAATCGGGacaaggaagagagggaaaaggaaaaggattTCAGCGGCGTCGTGAGGTATGAGATGGTCGCTCGGAGGATATGGTAG